GAAAAGGGAGGCTGAGCGGGTGCTCCCCTCTCCCGCTTGCGGGAGAGGGCTGGGGGAGAGGGATCGCGCCGATACAGCCCTCCAAATGGGAGAGAGGAGGTTGGCCTATAGCCCCGGTGCAATCCGCGATCGGAGCCGCCAGCTTCCCGGATGGCATCCGGGCTACCGGGCGGAGATGCCGGATCAGACGATATGCAGCTGGATCTTCTGCTCGTGCAGCAGGCGGGCGATGCCCGGCGCGGGCGGCGCGTCGGTGTACAGGTGGTCGATCAGGGCGATCGAGCCCAGGCGCACCACGGCGTTGCGCCCGAACTTGCTGGAGTCGGCGGCCAGCAGCACCTGGCGGGCGTTGTCGATGATGGCCTGCGACACCCGCACCTCCTGGTAGTCGAAGTCCAGCAGGCTGCCGTCCTCGTCGATGCCGCTGATGCCGACGATGGCGAAGTCGACCTTGAACTGCTGGATGAAGTCGGCCGCCGCCTGGCCCACCACGCCGCCGTCGCTGCGCACGCTGCCGCCGGCCACCAGCACCTCGAAGTCGGCCTTGTCGGCCAGGGTGGCGGCCACGTGCAGGTTGTTGGTGATCACCTTG
This DNA window, taken from Pseudomonas alcaligenes, encodes the following:
- a CDS encoding DeoR/GlpR family DNA-binding transcription regulator, whose translation is MSLPPRQQSILERARERGYVSIDELAQAFAVTPQTIRRDINQLAEQGLLRRTHGGAASEASSIQNTAYAMRAGQMREEKQRIAEAIAASIPDHASLFISIGTTTEAIARALLGHKHLKVITNNLHVAATLADKADFEVLVAGGSVRSDGGVVGQAAADFIQQFKVDFAIVGISGIDEDGSLLDFDYQEVRVSQAIIDNARQVLLAADSSKFGRNAVVRLGSIALIDHLYTDAPPAPGIARLLHEQKIQLHIV